From Staphylococcus sp. IVB6214:
AAATAACTTACCATAAAAAGAGAGTAGCTGCAAGGGGAACTACTCTTTGAGAAAATACAATTTATTTAGACAATTAACAGAAATTCCTAATAAGCTTAAAACATACACTACTAAAAAAAGTCAGTTACCTTTTGAATTAAATAAAAGAGCGACTATTTATAGTCGCCTAAAGATTTAAGTATAATATCTAAAACGAGATACTTTTCACAGTATATTTTAAAATTAATAAAAATACAAACGAAAACACCGCCTAATTAAAGGCAGTGGTTTTGCATTAATCATCTACTGAATATCATCAACAAATTCTGGCGTCACAAGACTCACATCTAATTTATCTGTAAACAAGCTGTGGTACTTCCCTAACATATCTCTTGCTTTTAAGCGATCACTTGGCTTAATTGGAACTTCTACAAGTTCCACATGTTCATTGTAGACAAGGTTCATACGTCCAGTGTCTGGGTTCTTTTCAAATGAACTTCGCTTTACCACCACTTCTTTTGTTTCAGTCTCATCACCGACTGCTGCATTGGTTAACAGATGTAATAGCTCTTTGGCCGTTAAAATACTGTCGTCCATTACTTTATCCTGTTGACTTTTGATATATTCATCAACCTTTTCATTACGCAACAATCTACTTCCTGTTACATGTGCTGAATTTGGCGCATAGCCTGCTTTTATAGCGCTTTGCGTGATGTTTAGCGTCTTAATATACTCATTCACAAAACGGACTTGTCTAGGCGTTAATTCACTCATTCTATCACCTCCATTATTTTATCTAATAATTTCCCAAACCATTGTCTGACTGATTCTGTGGAACATTCTAAAACTTGACTAATATCTTTGTAACTATCCCCATGTAATAAAGCATCGAAGATATAGAATTCTTTATCTGTGGCCACTTGGTCAACTAACATCTCTAAGTGATTCTTTAGAATGTGATCATCTACATTATCAGTTTCTATCCAGTTATTTATGTCGGTATGACCAATGCTAAAGAAGTCATCAGTGTTGAAATCATCATCTTTTAGTGTGTCATCATTATCAATTTGCTTATGATAGCGATATATGAAATCTTTTATATGCTGCTTATCCATTGTTACACCACTTTTAACATGGGTTTCTTATGATACGCATTCACACGTTCACGCTTACTATTTTCAATCATCATATCCCTTTGTTTTTGACGCGCTATACGTTGTTTAATGTTGAGGTGGTATAAATCGACCTGTAGTCGTTCAATCACGTTATAGGGCTTATATCGACCATTTGACCGCATGTATCTTACAACTTGTTTCTTTTCTTTTTCAGTATATTGATTAAGGACAGACTTTAATACCTCCATATTACGCATAGAACGCTTTTTATAATTTACTAAGCCAGCTTTCGCCTCAATAATTTTAATAGCCAACTTTTCAATAGGATAAGAGACGGATACAACGCCGAATATTTCATCACACGTTGTCGTAGACGTATTCATATGATACATACTCTCGATTTGAAACTCACACATCTGAATTTTCTTATTAATAAACACTGGGTTATATTGTGTTAATAGTTGATACTCGGATAGCTTATTGCCATTATTACGATAATATAAAACTTTCCTTGCCATTTTCAGTTTCATTTATCCACCCCTATATAGAGAGCCTACCCAACAAGGATAGGCTTCATTTATATTATTTTCTAAAATAAGGTTTGTCCTGTGAGCCATACTTTTTAGCTTTGGCATTTTTAAGTTCTTCGTTGTAACGGTCACTTAATGACTTAAGCGTAACACCGTCGTAATCGGTATCCTTTGTCACTACAACGCCGCTATGTTTCATGCCAACTTGTTCAATAACACTATAATCATAGGCAAGCTTCTCATATTCACTATTGTTTTCATATGGGTGCAGAACGTTTTGTTTTAACACTTCAAATGCATGTGCTACCTGTTGTTCTTCCGTATCATTAAAACGTTCTGAAATTATCTTTTGTAAAAGACTCAACTCGAAAATATCGACATTTTGAGCGTCAACGGTATTAATATGATTCATAATTTCACCATTACTATAAAATCATAGCGTGCTTGCAAGTTTTGACGACGAATTAATTCTTCTTGTGGATTCTGCACCTTATCCGTTGTAGTTTCTTTTTCAATTTCATCAATACGTTTGGCGATATCATCTAAACGCGTCTGTGCATATGTCTTAAACGCATTTTCTAATTCTTGCATTTTAGGTTTTTGTTGTTCATCAATGGCATCTAAGCGATACCCTTTTAAAAACATCGTTGATGATTCTTTTAAAAAGCGATCTACTTTATTTAATAAGTCTTGATATTTGTTGTCATCAAAGAAAATATTCCAAACTTCTGTTTGTTGCATAGTCAAATATACCTACTCTCTATTAGTTTTTATTTATACTTCAATTTCTTCTAGGGCTTTTAAACGGTTCTGACTGCCCTCAATTAAGCCTTTAATACTTTTGATAGCTTCTATCTTATCGGTTTGTGTTTTGATGATGTAGTAGCCCCTAGCATCTTTTTTATAGCTATATCCGATAGGATAATGATAATTGATGATTAAGCTTGTAATGACCTGTGTTAACCATCTATTGTTTGCCTTATTCACTTCATATCCCAATTGATTAAGCAGCTTTGTTTTAGTAATATATTTATTAGACGTATTTCTTATCACATTGAGTACTTGGCGGTGTTCATTCGGTAAGTTGTACGTCTTTTCGTTTACTTCAAATTCGCTCATTCTCTCACCACACTTTCTGTTATTTGCTTACTCTAATTATACCAAAATTACACTGTTGAAACAAACTTATGTTCGGTATAAACCGCATTATATCAGGTGTTTAGCATTATTTCATGTTCACTTCAAAATGAACATCTAAGGGGTTTATTGCAAAAATACAAACCAAAGCTAAAAGAACAAATGTTCCTACTAAATTTTTCGAACAAAATACGAACAAAAGCCTTTTGCCCTTTATTCAAATCACGAACATTAGCATATTTTAGTTTTCGATAAATTTAGTTAGTATTTATATAGGGCTACAAACATCATGCAGCCCTGTGATTGCTACTTACTCAAGTTATAATACGATGCCTTTAAATCATTCAATTTACGTTCTAACGCTTTGTAATCCTCTTGTGTAGCTTTTTCATCTTGTACAAATTCCGTTACTAATTTAAGTCCCTCAACAAGCTCATGTGCGGGTTCATTAACCCCTGCAGCCAACTGATACAACACTACAATGTTACCTATCACATCGGCATTACTAGACTGAACCCCCTCTAATTCTTCAACATTCACTCCACCTTCCATGTACTCAAACATATCCGTGTTATTACTTTCAACAAACGTTTCTAATCCATACATGAAATACTCATCTTCAAATAAACTTTTGGCCATCATATCGCTTATAGAAAGCGTTGTACCATCATGTAGTTCATATCCTGTATAATGACCCTCTATACTTCTTATAAGCCCCTCTGTGTGCTTAGGAGATGCTAATTCAAACGATTGTCTTATTTTGCAATCTTTAATGTATACATGGCCAAACAATTTACCTCTCATGACAATATAAACGACATCAAACGGATCATTGTAAATTTTAAAAGCAAAATGGTTATCTCTACTACTTTCTAATAAACCTGTATAGTACCTTAATAACGTACCTGCTCGTGTTTCAAATTGATTTGCGATAATTTCTATGTTCATATCATTTAACCTGCCTTTTAATATACTTTAGATAATTTTTCAATCTTGCTAAAACTAAATCAAAACTCCCTGTAGCTATTATTTTGTAGCTTGTCCTATTGCTTGAATTAGGAATATAACTCTCACGCCATGCAACCCAACTATTATTGGTATATTCAAAATATACTGTTGAGACATGGCTTATTGAGCAAAAGTAAATTTCATTAGAGATACCTGTAATTAATCCCAATCCTTTTACTTTCTCATCGTAATCATATTCTTGTTTAACGGCTTGCACTTCTAACTGTCGCCTCCCAATCTCTCTCTGTAAAAATATCACCATTTTTGTTATCACCTATTAAAACTCTTAACGGTTCAATATCCACGTTACATTGGACTGCATAGCTTACTGCCTTAAATAAATCATTGTTTCTATACTCGCTTTGACCATCTACAATACGTTGGTAAGCACGTTTTCCTTCTCCACCTTTGCCACCTCTAATATGATCAAAGCTGTAATTAGGCAGCGCTCTTTTTATTGAATAAGGCTCTAATATTTGTTGAACGTAGTTTCCAGATTTAGAAAATATACGCTTTTCAAATTTCCCCTGATAAAATGCAACGCTTTGGCCATTATGAGTGTATTTACCTTTTGTTGTAACACTACCTGCAAGTACAAAGTAATTGTTTGGATGAGCTTTTATATCAATAGCGGGTAAATATCCGATTTTTTGACTATAATCTATATCCTCTCTTTTCTTAAATACGATATGCTTGCCACCACTAGCCGTTGTCTGAACTAATGTGTTTTGAGCATTAGTAACAACTTCTTTGTAGTAAGGTATTTGTTTTAAGCTCTCAAAGCCACTTTGTCCTTCTTCATGATCTACATCTATATCGATACACCACAAACCTCTTGTTAAGACACCTAACACACTCGCTTTATGGTATTGAGTAGAGTATCGTTCTATAAAATCATCAGTTATCACATTATTTGCAAATGATACAGTCGGCTTCTTTTGTTCATTAAGAGGGATAATTTCAATTTGCTTTTTTAGTAATTTCTTCGCTACATGATAACCTGTCATCTAATGCCTCCAAAGGTGACTAACCCTTAT
This genomic window contains:
- a CDS encoding terminase small subunit — its product is MSELTPRQVRFVNEYIKTLNITQSAIKAGYAPNSAHVTGSRLLRNEKVDEYIKSQQDKVMDDSILTAKELLHLLTNAAVGDETETKEVVVKRSSFEKNPDTGRMNLVYNEHVELVEVPIKPSDRLKARDMLGKYHSLFTDKLDVSLVTPEFVDDIQ
- a CDS encoding pathogenicity island protein, coding for MDKQHIKDFIYRYHKQIDNDDTLKDDDFNTDDFFSIGHTDINNWIETDNVDDHILKNHLEMLVDQVATDKEFYIFDALLHGDSYKDISQVLECSTESVRQWFGKLLDKIMEVIE
- a CDS encoding spore coat protein — translated: MKLKMARKVLYYRNNGNKLSEYQLLTQYNPVFINKKIQMCEFQIESMYHMNTSTTTCDEIFGVVSVSYPIEKLAIKIIEAKAGLVNYKKRSMRNMEVLKSVLNQYTEKEKKQVVRYMRSNGRYKPYNVIERLQVDLYHLNIKQRIARQKQRDMMIENSKRERVNAYHKKPMLKVV
- a CDS encoding pathogenicity island protein, with product MSEFEVNEKTYNLPNEHRQVLNVIRNTSNKYITKTKLLNQLGYEVNKANNRWLTQVITSLIINYHYPIGYSYKKDARGYYIIKTQTDKIEAIKSIKGLIEGSQNRLKALEEIEV
- a CDS encoding pathogenicity island protein: MNIEIIANQFETRAGTLLRYYTGLLESSRDNHFAFKIYNDPFDVVYIVMRGKLFGHVYIKDCKIRQSFELASPKHTEGLIRSIEGHYTGYELHDGTTLSISDMMAKSLFEDEYFMYGLETFVESNNTDMFEYMEGGVNVEELEGVQSSNADVIGNIVVLYQLAAGVNEPAHELVEGLKLVTEFVQDEKATQEDYKALERKLNDLKASYYNLSK
- a CDS encoding pathogenicity island protein, with the protein product MQAVKQEYDYDEKVKGLGLITGISNEIYFCSISHVSTVYFEYTNNSWVAWRESYIPNSSNRTSYKIIATGSFDLVLARLKNYLKYIKRQVK
- a CDS encoding bifunctional DNA primase/polymerase, which encodes MTGYHVAKKLLKKQIEIIPLNEQKKPTVSFANNVITDDFIERYSTQYHKASVLGVLTRGLWCIDIDVDHEEGQSGFESLKQIPYYKEVVTNAQNTLVQTTASGGKHIVFKKREDIDYSQKIGYLPAIDIKAHPNNYFVLAGSVTTKGKYTHNGQSVAFYQGKFEKRIFSKSGNYVQQILEPYSIKRALPNYSFDHIRGGKGGEGKRAYQRIVDGQSEYRNNDLFKAVSYAVQCNVDIEPLRVLIGDNKNGDIFTERDWEATVRSASR